In Chelmon rostratus isolate fCheRos1 chromosome 9, fCheRos1.pri, whole genome shotgun sequence, the following proteins share a genomic window:
- the ltc4s gene encoding leukotriene C4 synthase, with amino-acid sequence MLEETVGLAAVTVLGVLEQAYFSLQVIYARRKYSVSPPATGGPAEFERVFRAQANCSEYFPIFITVLWTSGVFFSQGLSSVCGLLYLYGRFRYFRGYSQSAQGRLAPLYFSAQVLWVLIGFSSLGVFFTFCRVYLNVDPLQELCSALSLV; translated from the exons ATGTTGGAGGAGACGGTCGGCCTCGCCGCTGTGACCGTGCTGGGCGTCCTGGAGCAAG cctACTTCTCCCTGCAGGTGATCTACGCCAGGAGGAAGTATTCAGTGTCTCCACCTGCGACAGGTGGTCCAGCAGAGTTCGAGCGGGTCTTCAGAGCTCA AGCCAACTGCTCAGAGTACTTCCCcatcttcatcactgtgctGTGGACGTCTGGAGTCTTCTTCAGTCAAG gtcTGTCTTCAGTCTGCGGTTTGCTCTATTTATACGGACGCTTCCGGTACTTCAGAGGGTATTCACAGTCGGCACAAGGACG tctGGCTCCTCTGTACTTCAGCGCTCAGGTTCTGTGGGTTCTGATCGGGTTCTCGTCTCTCGGCGTTTTCTTCACGTTCTGCCGTGTTTACCTGAACGTGGACCCGCTGCAGGAGCTCTGCTCTGCCCTCAGTCTGgtctga
- the ccdc69 gene encoding coiled-coil domain-containing protein 69 isoform X1, with protein MGCSHSKKKSKGKKGEKKQKDGSSQDEGGKRGSGEQDVYLEKQLERFEWQLRTLKEVLSANGNPERAELLKHHADEEVCALVLSILDKVRTETTADLNVLHEQRSKAATDKHERNVEELQKRHEQEKSQLTEQFQAAENVLKGRVEELTADLQVYNELKRRVQESTFKKDLQRNIQAHGSPGAFWESEQESLLFVIEMKTERVQEQSRKLQQMDALMEKNLTLEDQIIHILQQNEDLRVRIDNCQTLIQKLSKEQQDMKVALERQVVINQTLSQEKEQLMFKLRHRDSCPTIHLPVMVQEIAPR; from the exons atgggctgcagccacagcaaG aagaaaagcaaaggcaagaagggagagaagaagcagaaagacGGCAGCAGTCAAGATGAAGGAG GTAAACGTGGGTCAGGTGAGCAGGACGTCTACctggagaagcagctggagcGGTTTGAGTGGCAGCTGAGGACTTTAAAGGAAGTGCTCTCAGCCAACGGGAACCCAGAGAGGGCGGAGCTACTGAAACACCACGCCGACGAAGAGGTGTGCGCCCTCGTCCTGAGCATCCTCGATAAG GTGAGAACGGAGACGACGGCTGATTTGAACGTCCTGCATGAACAGAGAAGCAAAGCTGCGACTGACAAACACGAGAGGAACGTGGAAG agctgcagaagagACACGAGCAGGAGAAAAGTCAGCTGACAGAACAGTTTCAGGCTGCTGAAAACGTCCTGAAG gggagggtggaggagctgaCTGCGGACCTGCAGGTTTATAACGAGCTGAAGAGGAGAGTCCAAGAATCGACGTTTAAGAAGGACCTGCAGAGAAATATTcag GCCCATGGCAGCCCAGGTGCATTCTGGGAGTCTGAGCAGgagtctctgctgtttgtcattgAGATGAAGACTGAGCGTGTgcaggagcagagcaggaagctgcagcagatggaCGCTCTG ATGGAGAAGAATTTGACTTTGGAGGATCAGATCATCCACATCCTGCAGCAGAATGAGGATCTGAGGGTCCGCATAGACAACTGCCAGACTCTCATTCA GAAATTATCCAAGGAGCAGCAGGACATGAAGGTGGCGCTGGAGAGGCAGGTAGTCATCAACCAGACGCTTTCTCAGGAAAAAGAGCAGCTGATGTTcaaactgagacacagagactCGTGTCCGACCATCCACCTGCCGGTCATGGTGCAGGAGATCGCGCCCAGATGA
- the ccdc69 gene encoding coiled-coil domain-containing protein 69 isoform X2, giving the protein MGCSHSKKSKGKKGEKKQKDGSSQDEGGKRGSGEQDVYLEKQLERFEWQLRTLKEVLSANGNPERAELLKHHADEEVCALVLSILDKVRTETTADLNVLHEQRSKAATDKHERNVEELQKRHEQEKSQLTEQFQAAENVLKGRVEELTADLQVYNELKRRVQESTFKKDLQRNIQAHGSPGAFWESEQESLLFVIEMKTERVQEQSRKLQQMDALMEKNLTLEDQIIHILQQNEDLRVRIDNCQTLIQKLSKEQQDMKVALERQVVINQTLSQEKEQLMFKLRHRDSCPTIHLPVMVQEIAPR; this is encoded by the exons atgggctgcagccacagcaaG aaaagcaaaggcaagaagggagagaagaagcagaaagacGGCAGCAGTCAAGATGAAGGAG GTAAACGTGGGTCAGGTGAGCAGGACGTCTACctggagaagcagctggagcGGTTTGAGTGGCAGCTGAGGACTTTAAAGGAAGTGCTCTCAGCCAACGGGAACCCAGAGAGGGCGGAGCTACTGAAACACCACGCCGACGAAGAGGTGTGCGCCCTCGTCCTGAGCATCCTCGATAAG GTGAGAACGGAGACGACGGCTGATTTGAACGTCCTGCATGAACAGAGAAGCAAAGCTGCGACTGACAAACACGAGAGGAACGTGGAAG agctgcagaagagACACGAGCAGGAGAAAAGTCAGCTGACAGAACAGTTTCAGGCTGCTGAAAACGTCCTGAAG gggagggtggaggagctgaCTGCGGACCTGCAGGTTTATAACGAGCTGAAGAGGAGAGTCCAAGAATCGACGTTTAAGAAGGACCTGCAGAGAAATATTcag GCCCATGGCAGCCCAGGTGCATTCTGGGAGTCTGAGCAGgagtctctgctgtttgtcattgAGATGAAGACTGAGCGTGTgcaggagcagagcaggaagctgcagcagatggaCGCTCTG ATGGAGAAGAATTTGACTTTGGAGGATCAGATCATCCACATCCTGCAGCAGAATGAGGATCTGAGGGTCCGCATAGACAACTGCCAGACTCTCATTCA GAAATTATCCAAGGAGCAGCAGGACATGAAGGTGGCGCTGGAGAGGCAGGTAGTCATCAACCAGACGCTTTCTCAGGAAAAAGAGCAGCTGATGTTcaaactgagacacagagactCGTGTCCGACCATCCACCTGCCGGTCATGGTGCAGGAGATCGCGCCCAGATGA